Below is a genomic region from Prunus persica cultivar Lovell chromosome G3, Prunus_persica_NCBIv2, whole genome shotgun sequence.
CATGACCCAAGAAATTATAAGTGTGAATGATCATCTAAAGAAAACTCGGcaaatatatgattaattgACTAGATCAAGTTAAAAATGAAcgcatatttttctttttgctgaaATGGTGTGTGCCATCACCTTTTAATTGTCATTCTCAAACCATTCATAAATTCATGTATGTTTCATTCTAGAACGCCTACTTTTACTACTCTAAAACATATATAGACTGTCAAAAATTGTTCGAAGGAGATTGTGGGAATTCTGAAAGTGAAACTTAGTCCCATACTCATCATTCTCCTAAATGAACTGGATTACTGAAAGCCGGTGGCAGAAGATTTCAGAGAACCTTATCTGCTACTCTGTTATATGAGTTACCTCTCCTTGATCTCTTATTGGTAGATGATGCATGCTCTAATAGGGTAATTGATATCTGCAGGTGGGTGTTCTTATTGAGGAGCCATTTCCAATGCTTGCCCTTGATGACCTTTGTAATTCAGTTCAAACCAACGTAAGTGAGGCTCTTGCTAGAGAAAAACTAATTCAAGCGCGGCTTGCTGCAAAAGGAAAGATCCAGCCTGAGCAGCAGTTTCAAAATGGTCAGCCTAAGTCTTAGTTGGATGAGATACTCAGTCAGGATCATCTCCATACTCTTATACAGCCGCCTATACGTAAACCCACGAGTCTGCAGACCTATAAGTTTCTTGGCACTTTTTGAAATCTAAATGATGCATTACAATAGCCTCAGAGTTGAGATTTGTAAATATAAAAGTATAGAGGATTATGTTTCATCAATGTATATGTCACCTTGTCGTACTTTTGGCTCTTCTGAGTCTTGTTTTTAAGTAGATAGTTGGCTTTGAGTGCAACATTACAATCTAGCAGGCTTTGCAATCTGCAACTTTAATTGTGTTGATGCATGCATAATTTTTGAAGCGTTTATCTCCAAATCCCACAACAAATTACAGAGGAGAGGAATTAAGGGGTTTCTTTGGGGCTTTTAGGCCATCACAATATGATTAACATGAACCAAAACATCTCATGATGAAAACAGTAAAATTGAACAATTGGGAAGACTCCATGTGTTGTTATATTCTGCATCTTGCCAAGCCAATATTGGGTAAGGGGAGATTCGAATATAAGACCTCGAGTACAGAAATAACTACTCTTAACAACTTGAGTCACAAATCTCTTACACGTGTTTTGGTTCTCAAGCCCAGCATAAAAAAACtattcttctttctcctttggtATGTTGGAGGCCAAAGGCCTAAAACAGAGGAAACAGGAAGACACATGGGCCACAGAGTCAGGCCCATATCTACACTCAAAGCCCAGGCCGACAAATACCATCATTAAGGCCATCAATCCACCCGAACCAATGAAACCACCCGAACCGATGAAACCGGCCaattcaaattataattatCGGTTTAGTTTAGCTTTAACTGAGAAAAgttaaactttttaaaaacatatacCAAACTAAATcgataattataatttaaattggTTGGTTTCATTGGTTCGGGTGGATTGATGCCCACCACAATAATAGATATAGACACGATATAGTTGGTTGTGATATGTAGGTTGGCCAAAGTGCAGAGAAGGAAATGAATTATTTCAAACTTACAATAACCCGACCCTTCTCTGCAACCGTTTGTTCCATCCACAACAGAGAGAGAACCTTATGATGCCCTCCAAAAcggtatatataaatatttattattgaCTTGATTGATTTGCTCGGTTTCATTGGCGAGATAGGAGGAGGACGAAGAGATGAGAGATTGAGGGCTGAGTGGGACCGACATTGGAGAGATGAGTGTGAACGGGTGAGAGAGTTTAGTATGTAGTAGGGAAAAAAGACTAGCATTAGACCACATGCAATTACCAATGCTCTctcaaattgaataatttactCAAACTACAAACggttaaggaaaaaaattaactaattaaaaaagggAATTACAACAATGACTTAATTTCCTATCAAGAAGCTACACTTGCAGCAGCATCTACAACCTCATCAGATTCATCAATTATCATCTCGTTTCTAAAAAGCAGTTTCAAATATGGGAGTATTTTTGGAAGCTCGGGGAAATCGGCTATGTTAATACTCATCATGTCAAATCCGATGCACGTCTTATGCATGTGTGTCTCATCAAATACTGGTATTTTTGGATATCGCTGGCTGAAGTGGGTAAGGATTATGCGAAAAACACCCGCAGAGTTCCCAACTTCTATGGCTTCCTTAGTTGTGCTGTGGTTTCGTGCTATAGCCTCGTCTACCATGCCATCCTCGAAAGTTGCCTGCAACAATCAGCAGTGCAATTGATTAACTACcatcctcttccttttcacACAATTTCTTACGGAATTGCAAAATTCCATCGACtttgacaaacaaaaaatacacaaaatacATGTCATCACTTGCCTCATGTATAAGAACTGTTGCACCACGAGATGCTTCTGTAAGTTCCGGGCAGGGCCTGGTATCACCTGAGTATACAATCTTCCAACCTGGAATCACTTTTCCAACACTATTCAATCTCTCTAAAGCCCTCAAGACAACACCAAATGCTTGTGGGCAGTGGATGACAGGAAAACTCATCAAGGCTTCCAAACTTGCTTCCTCGAGCACTTTTTGCAAGCTCTTTAAAATTGGGAAGACTACATTGTTGTCAACAGGACTACCCGGTCTCTTCCAATAGCTTTGCATACGCGATCCTTTAGAGAGTAGAATCAACTTTCTGTTCCACTTGTATATCTGTATTTTTATCTCTTAGGTCCTCAAAACTAGTTGGACTTCCTAGAAAAGAGTGATCCTTATTTGTTTCAGTAACGCCCTCGAAAGCATGTAAAGAAGCTTCGGTGGTGTGCTTACAATCAAAGAAATGCATATCCAAATCTTCAAGTCTTTGGTATGCTTCCAAAAAGAATTTAAGTTTTCTCGGTCCAACAACAAGTAATGGCTCGTGAGACACTCCCTTCAACAAATCACGTCGCAGAGTAAGTATTCTTGTCAACCCCGTATGGTGATCATTGGCTTTCTTTGCTATGCTTGGACACCAAGGATATTTATTGGTGTGGTGAATAGAGGGGTGCCAGTTCAATTGAATTTCTAGTTTTGGtgtaaaattcaaattttatttcttaaaaaataagaaaagatgcTCCATTGAATTCATTTCTTAAAATtgagaagaacaaaaattgaCTTGTTGCATTAATGCTTCAAGATATTTTGACTTTGTTGagggacaaaaaaaaaatggtctACTTTGTTGAGGAAGGAAAAAATTTCTAAGATAAATGTATATAACACCACGTACTACCTGCACTTCCCATAATTGACATTTTAACTGTGTTCTCAATATATGATTAATAGACACATGCAACAAAATTCTTAGTCTAATTCAAGTAGTCATTTATTTGGTACCTCACAAGGAGAATGAATAAGAGTAGGGAAAAGTAGTTGTACTCGATGGGCACTCAACTTTGGAGCAACGTCTAGAATTTGATGTTGATGAACTTAAATAATTAGTAATCGTGAATTTAGCCAATGAAGTCTAGCCTACTAAAAAATGACTTTGACTTGCAAACTAATAGTCTCAAATTCAAACATCCATCCATGACACATAATAGTGTACGTTTAAATAATGTGCATGGATTTTTAAAGCGTTTCATTTTCTCTCATGTTAATATTGCCTTAAAATGAATCAATGCATAGCAATGTTGTCTTTTCCTCAAGTAATAGCAATTACATTCAGAAACGCATAGCAATA
It encodes:
- the LOC18783713 gene encoding zinc phosphodiesterase ELAC protein 2 produces the protein MQSYWKRPGSPVDNNVVFPILKSLQKVLEEASLEALMSFPVIHCPQAFGVVLRALERLNSVGKVIPGWKIVYSGDTRPCPELTEASRGATVLIHEATFEDGMVDEAIARNHSTTKEAIEVGNSAGVFRIILTHFSQRYPKIPVFDETHMHKTCIGFDMMSINIADFPELPKILPYLKLLFRNEMIIDESDEVVDAAASVAS